One window of the Salminus brasiliensis chromosome 1, fSalBra1.hap2, whole genome shotgun sequence genome contains the following:
- the fzd6 gene encoding frizzled-6, with translation MPSRAWACLGVCLALVGSCLAHSLFTCEPVRVQWCHGMPYNMTFFPNMLEHYDQDIAASKMQHFMPLTNLGCSPDVHLFLCQAFVPECTEQTRVLRPCRSQCERVLSDCAKNMQTFGITWPQELQCDRLEPCQSSVRGSEVPPLKDVTTPKSSPSASRDLGFWCPLQLKTRPGQGSSFLGVQDCAPPCDNMYFKPHDIEFAKTFIGICSIVCLCATLFTFLTFLIDVKRFRYPERPIIFYAVCYSLVSLIYFIGFLLGNEAACNKPSQPGTVSTVVQGSQSKACTLLFMMLYFFSTAGMVWWVILTITWFLAAGPKWSCEAIEKKAVWFHASAWGIPGALTVMLLALNKVEGDGISGVCFVGLYDLAALRWFVLAPQALGVFAGLSLLLAGIVSLNHVRQVIQHDERNKEKLKKFMIRIGVFSGLYLLPLLTLLACYLYEQAHRSTWENTWINEHCQEYSIPCSYRKTDPSHPDLSLFLIKYLMTLVVGISAVFWVSSKKTCSEWAFFFKRTRKKDPISESRRVLQESCEFFLKHNNRMHKNKHYKPSSHKLKVISKSMGTNTGGPATAASNHDDSAAPITSSNHFMSTHGSGSEPRGSSETSAREQREHGGSGRGSSRGSKEQSGGLQVDKRSKAGSSSRVSSRTESLRRAPDGRMPKNDFSEKMQLPPGHSSFQNPVQSSAPRPVDVAAELSQARNSPNSKA, from the exons ATGCCAAGTCGTGCCTGGGCGTGCTTGGGCGTGTGTCTGGCACTGGTGGGCTCATGCCTGGCTCACAGCTTGTTCACCTGTGAGCCGGTGCGTGTTCAGTGGTGCCATGGTATGCCCTACAATATGACCTTTTTCCCCAACATGCTTGAGCACTACGACCAAGACATCGCTGCCAGCAAAATGCAG CACTTCATGCCGCTGACTAATCTAGGCTGCTCTCCAGACGTGCACCTGTTCCTTTGCCAAGCCTTTGTTCCAGAGTGCACAGAGCAGACACGAGTGCTGCGACCTTGTAGGTCACAATGTGAGCGTGTCCTTTCTGATTGCGCTAAGAACATGCAAACTTTTGGTATCACCTGGCCACAAGAGCTGCAGTGTGACAG GTTGGAGCCATGCCAGTCCTCTGTGCGTGGCTCTGAGGTTCCTCCTCTAAAGGACGTGACCACACCTAAAAGTTCTCCTTCAGCCAGTAGGGATCTGGGCTTCTGGTGTCCCCTGCAGCTGAAGACCCGCCCTGGTCAGGGGTCCTCCTTCCTGGGCGTTCAGGACTGTGCTCCCCCATGTGACAACATGTATTTCAAACCGCATGACATTGAATTCGCCAAGACCTTCATTGGGATCTGCTCTATTGTCTGCCTATGCGCTACGCTCTTCACCTTTCTCACTTTTCTCATTGACGTCAAGCGCTTTCGCTACCCAGAGCGGCCGATTATCTTCTATGCTGTCTGCTACAGCTTGGTGTCCCTAATCTACTTCATCGGGTTCCTACTGGGTAATGAGGCAGCCTGTAACAAGCCCAGCCAGCCAGGCACAGTGTCTACAGTGGTACAGGGCAGCCAGAGCAAAGCCTGCACACTGCTCTTCATGATGTTGTACTTTTTCTCCACTGCTGGCATGGTCTGGTGGGTCATCCTCACGATCACCTGGTTCTTGGCAGCAGGGCCCAAATGGAGTTGTGAGGCAATTGAGAAAAAGGCTGTGTGGTTCCATGCTTCAGCCTGGGGTATCCCAGGGGCCCTCACTGTTATGCTGCTGGCTCTAAACAAGGTGGAGGGTGATGGTATTAGTGGAGTGTGCTTTGTGGGTCTGTATGACCTAGCAGCCCTCCGATGGTTTGTGCTGGCTCCGCAGGCTCTGGGCGTGTTTGCTGGGCTCTCCCTTCTCCTGGCTGGGATTGTTTCATTGAACCATGTGCGACAAGTGATCCAGCATGACGAGCGCAACAAGGAGAAACTGAAGAAGTTCATGATCCGCATTGGCGTGTTTAGTGGCCTGTACTTACTTCCTCTGCTCACACTGCTTGCCTGTTACCTGTATGAGCAGGCCCACCGCAGCACCTGGGAGAATACGTGGATTAATGAGCACTGTCAGGAGTACAGCATCCCCTGTTCTTACAGA AAAACGGACCCCTCTCACCCAGACCTGTCTCTGTTCCTGATTAAATACCTGATGACACTGGTAGTGGGCATCTCGGCAGTGTTTTGGGTCAGCAGTAAGAAGACCTGTTCAGAGTGGGCCTTCTTCTTCAAGAGGACACGCAAAAAAGA cCCCATCAGTGAGAGCCGGCGTGTTCTACAGGAGTCCTGCGAGTTCTTTCTAAAGCACAACAATCGTATGCACAAAAACAAGCACTACAAGCCCAGCTCACACAAGTTAAAGGTCATCTCCAAATCTATGGGCACTAATACGGGTGGCCCAGCCACCGCAGCCTCCAACCATGATGACTCTGCTGCTCCAATCACCAGTAGCAACCACTTCATGTCCACACATGGGTCAGGGTCAGAACCACGAGGTTCATCTGAAACATCTGCGCGGGAGCAGAGGGAGCATGGTGGCTCTGGTAGGGGCTCTAGCCGGGGCAGCAAGGAGCAGAGTGGAGGGCTGCAGGTAGACAAACGCAGCAAAGCTGGAAGCTCCAGTAGAGTGAGCAGCAGGACAGAGAGCCTCCGCAGAGCCCCTGATGGCAG GATGCCAAAAAATGACTTTTCAGAGAAGATGCAGCTGCCTCCGGGCCATTCTTCTTTCCAGAACCCTGTCCAAAGCTCCGCCCCCAGGCCTGTAGATGTGGCTGCAGAGCTTAGCCAGGCCAGGAACAGCCCGAACTCCAAGGCATGA